A region from the Sphingobium sp. Cam5-1 genome encodes:
- a CDS encoding type I secretion system permease/ATPase has protein sequence MMDRGFAGASTGADSGVCALATLLAVHKIAVDPQQLRHELGHHDPLTAEDILRLAKRQDGVRARSTRIDFNRLARQALPVLANGAEGWFLIGRASDAEALIQRPGSNVERLSREELDAIWSGEIVLLTTRESVGGAAGRFDIRWFIPQVVRYRKLIGEVLLITLALNLLGLAAPLFFQNVIDKVLVHNTLATLEVLSVGFVAVSLWEVAFGWLRTRLYSETSQKLDVELGSKLFRHMLGLPLSYFEGRRVGDTVTRIRQLESIREFLTNASLSVLIDPVFTIVFLVAMWIYSPTLFWIVAATIPAYVAVSLLVTGPLRHRLDEKFERGSANNALLVESVSGMQTIKASAVEPQWQERWERQLAGYSAANQRVINLGNTGSQAVQLISKLSLAAILFFGAREVIAGAMTVGALVAFNMFAQRVSGPVIRMAQLWQDFQQVRLSIDRLGDVLNQPVEPGAGSRVALPEIKGMIRFEGVKFRYGLDGPWTLEDIDIHLPAGGTLGIAGSSGSGKSTLTKLLQRLYTPAAGRILIDGVDIAQIDPSWLRRQIGVVLQENLLFNRSIRENIALAHPAMPLEQVMAAAQLAGAHEFIVGLPQGYDTIIEERGVNLSGGQRQRIAIARALVTQPRILILDEATSALDAESEEIIQRNLRAMARGRTVLIIAHRLSAIRQCDRIMTLEKGRIVEVGTHDELLRQGGRYAGLHRRQMGVSEGVA, from the coding sequence ATGATGGACAGGGGATTTGCAGGTGCCTCTACGGGTGCTGACAGCGGCGTTTGCGCGCTGGCCACGCTGTTGGCCGTTCATAAAATAGCCGTCGATCCCCAGCAATTGCGCCATGAACTCGGGCATCACGATCCGCTGACAGCAGAAGACATTCTCCGACTCGCCAAGCGTCAGGACGGCGTCCGCGCCCGCTCGACTCGCATCGACTTCAATAGATTAGCCCGGCAAGCCCTGCCGGTACTGGCCAACGGGGCCGAGGGCTGGTTCCTGATCGGCCGTGCCTCCGATGCCGAAGCGTTGATCCAACGTCCCGGTTCCAATGTCGAGAGACTGTCACGGGAAGAACTGGATGCAATCTGGTCGGGCGAGATCGTCCTGCTGACCACGCGGGAGAGCGTGGGCGGTGCGGCGGGCCGCTTCGATATCCGCTGGTTCATCCCGCAGGTGGTGCGCTACCGCAAGCTGATCGGCGAAGTGCTGCTGATCACCCTGGCGCTCAATCTTCTCGGCCTTGCAGCACCGCTCTTCTTCCAGAATGTCATCGACAAGGTGCTGGTCCACAACACGCTGGCGACCCTCGAGGTGTTGTCGGTCGGCTTCGTGGCGGTGTCTCTCTGGGAGGTGGCCTTTGGTTGGCTGCGGACCCGGCTCTATTCGGAAACCAGCCAGAAGCTCGACGTCGAACTGGGTTCGAAGCTCTTCCGGCATATGCTGGGCTTGCCTCTTTCCTATTTCGAGGGCCGTCGCGTCGGCGACACGGTGACGCGCATCCGCCAGCTTGAATCCATTCGTGAGTTCCTGACCAACGCATCGCTGTCGGTCCTGATCGACCCTGTCTTCACCATCGTTTTCCTGGTAGCGATGTGGATCTATTCCCCAACGCTGTTCTGGATCGTCGCTGCCACCATCCCCGCCTATGTCGCGGTGTCGTTGCTCGTCACTGGCCCGTTGCGCCATCGCTTGGACGAGAAGTTTGAACGTGGCTCGGCTAACAATGCCCTGTTGGTGGAAAGCGTGTCGGGCATGCAGACCATCAAGGCCTCAGCCGTCGAGCCTCAATGGCAGGAAAGGTGGGAGCGGCAACTCGCCGGCTATAGCGCCGCCAACCAGCGGGTCATCAATCTCGGCAATACAGGCAGCCAAGCCGTCCAGCTCATCTCTAAGCTCAGCTTGGCAGCGATCCTCTTTTTCGGCGCCCGCGAGGTGATAGCCGGGGCCATGACGGTGGGCGCGCTGGTCGCTTTCAACATGTTCGCGCAGCGTGTCTCCGGGCCGGTGATCCGTATGGCCCAGCTCTGGCAGGATTTCCAGCAGGTCAGGCTCTCGATCGACCGGCTGGGCGATGTTCTCAACCAGCCGGTCGAGCCCGGCGCGGGTTCCCGCGTCGCCCTGCCCGAGATCAAGGGCATGATCCGCTTCGAAGGCGTCAAATTCCGCTATGGCCTGGACGGGCCATGGACGCTGGAGGATATCGACATCCACCTCCCAGCAGGCGGGACGCTGGGCATTGCCGGGTCGTCAGGATCAGGCAAGTCCACCCTCACCAAGCTGCTGCAACGCCTTTATACCCCGGCAGCGGGACGCATCCTCATCGATGGCGTCGATATCGCCCAGATCGACCCGAGTTGGCTGCGTCGCCAGATCGGTGTGGTGCTGCAGGAGAATCTGCTGTTCAACCGCTCGATCCGCGAGAATATCGCGCTTGCCCATCCCGCCATGCCACTGGAACAGGTGATGGCGGCCGCGCAACTTGCGGGCGCGCATGAGTTCATCGTCGGCCTGCCCCAAGGTTATGACACCATCATCGAGGAACGCGGCGTCAATCTGTCGGGCGGACAGCGCCAGCGCATCGCCATCGCCCGCGCCCTGGTCACGCAACCGCGCATTCTTATCCTCGACGAAGCCACATCGGCCCTGGATGCGGAAAGCGAGGAAATCATCCAGCGCAATCTGCGGGCGATGGCGCGGGGGCGCACGGTCCTCATCATCGCCCACCGGCTTTCGGCCATCCGTCAATGCGACCGCATCATGACGCTGGAGAAGGGACGGATCGTCGAAGTCGGCACGCATGACGAACTGCTACGGCAAGGGGGGCGCTATGCTGGCCTGCACCGGCGCCAGATGGGCGTGAGCGAGGGTGTGGCATGA
- a CDS encoding zincin-like metallopeptidase domain-containing protein codes for MSTSRADYARDELVAELGASFIGAIVGFKVEEREDHAAYIEHWLTALRNDKRAIFEAAREAQNAADYLLAMMTDQAD; via the coding sequence ATTTCAACGAGCCGCGCCGACTATGCGAGGGACGAGCTCGTAGCCGAGCTGGGCGCATCCTTCATCGGCGCGATTGTCGGTTTCAAGGTCGAGGAACGCGAAGACCATGCCGCGTATATCGAGCACTGGTTGACCGCGCTCCGCAACGACAAGCGCGCGATTTTCGAGGCTGCCCGTGAGGCTCAGAACGCCGCCGACTACCTGTTGGCGATGATGACCGACCAAGCGGATTGA
- a CDS encoding helix-turn-helix domain-containing protein: protein MPTIYLKRTSPLMTQLGANIARELKKLGITQGELSERSGVAASHISYMVRGQGNPTLDTLESLAGVFRLSVVELLAEDSISDDQS, encoded by the coding sequence ATGCCAACCATATACCTGAAACGAACATCGCCGTTGATGACCCAGCTCGGGGCCAACATTGCGCGCGAACTAAAGAAGCTAGGCATAACTCAAGGGGAGTTGTCCGAACGCTCGGGCGTTGCGGCGTCGCATATTTCATACATGGTTCGGGGACAAGGCAATCCCACGCTTGATACCTTGGAGAGCCTTGCCGGTGTTTTCAGATTATCGGTTGTCGAATTATTGGCAGAGGATAGCATTTCAGACGATCAGTCCTGA
- a CDS encoding tyrosine-type recombinase/integrase, producing the protein MPKDLSSSLNRHIDTFIALLTAKNYKPQTIAAYRNLLQRLVSSIEAAGISPRDLTVEQAADLVRGDERNRREPNKCQNIARRFVVHLIDSGVAPTPVRTPEQIAREALRLDYEDYLVRQRGVSRSSVYSAWRFADRFLDHRFGEGETDLAAISQADAVAFLEHLLGRKAPYRDKSAASHLRTFLQYLFQRGVTQTNLASGVPMVAQRWDARLPRFLSPEQIDALLAWVRDNPKHGLRDYAMLMLMARLGLRAPEVIAIRLEDIDWRAGELLVRGKGQRHDRLPVPADVGEALARYIRNERVSASRTLFVSLRAPNLPFKGGQIINAILKEAFAATGTKPPAPYVGSHVLRHSLATNMIRSGASLAEIGDMLRHRSRVSTMIYAKLDIDGLRSIAKPWPVAGEAQ; encoded by the coding sequence ATGCCGAAAGACCTCTCATCATCGCTGAACCGCCATATCGACACCTTCATCGCCCTGTTGACTGCGAAAAATTACAAACCGCAGACAATAGCGGCCTATCGGAATCTGCTGCAACGCTTGGTATCCTCGATTGAAGCTGCCGGCATATCCCCACGGGATTTGACGGTCGAGCAGGCGGCCGATCTTGTGCGTGGCGACGAGCGCAATCGACGCGAGCCGAATAAATGCCAGAACATAGCACGGCGCTTCGTTGTCCATCTGATCGACAGCGGGGTGGCGCCGACCCCGGTTCGGACACCGGAACAGATCGCTCGCGAAGCGTTGCGCCTTGACTATGAGGACTATCTGGTGCGGCAGCGTGGCGTCAGCCGGAGCAGCGTCTACAGTGCCTGGCGCTTCGCCGACCGGTTCCTCGACCACCGATTCGGAGAGGGCGAAACCGATCTTGCAGCGATCAGCCAAGCCGATGCGGTGGCGTTCCTCGAACATCTGCTTGGAAGAAAGGCGCCCTATCGCGACAAGTCGGCCGCCTCCCATCTGCGCACTTTCCTCCAATATCTGTTCCAGCGCGGCGTCACGCAGACCAACCTTGCGTCGGGGGTGCCGATGGTCGCCCAGCGCTGGGATGCGCGGTTGCCGCGCTTCCTGTCGCCCGAACAGATCGACGCCTTGCTGGCATGGGTCCGCGACAATCCAAAGCATGGGCTGCGCGATTATGCGATGCTCATGCTGATGGCCCGGCTCGGGCTGCGGGCGCCGGAGGTGATCGCCATCCGGCTTGAGGATATCGACTGGCGCGCCGGTGAGTTGCTCGTGCGGGGCAAGGGGCAGCGTCACGATCGCCTGCCTGTCCCCGCGGACGTTGGCGAGGCGCTCGCACGCTACATCCGGAACGAGCGTGTATCGGCGTCGCGAACCCTGTTCGTTTCCTTGCGTGCGCCCAATCTTCCTTTCAAGGGCGGGCAGATTATCAACGCCATATTGAAGGAAGCGTTTGCGGCAACCGGCACCAAGCCACCTGCCCCCTATGTCGGATCGCACGTCCTGCGCCACAGCCTGGCGACGAACATGATCCGCAGCGGCGCATCCCTTGCCGAAATCGGCGACATGCTGCGGCACCGCTCACGCGTGTCGACGATGATCTATGCGAAACTGGACATCGACGGGCTGCGCTCGATCGCAAAGCCCTGGCCGGTGGCGGGAGAAGCGCAATGA
- a CDS encoding DUF6884 domain-containing protein, whose translation MARHCIREPRYVPPVQRIGEQPDLFGGPTLSHVAERKGPPKGWQRQLQKWGRCTVIADLESAPLPAINPAPSPAPVFLVACVAAKLDRPAPARDLYASPWFRKARAYVERQEGQWFILSAKHGLIAPETVIAPYDETLGAMKASARRLWGVRVIEAMADQIDAAAPLIVLAGRHYRDPLWPQIERRASAPMEGLGIGQQLAWLAQKW comes from the coding sequence ATGGCGCGCCATTGCATCCGAGAACCCCGCTACGTTCCCCCGGTGCAACGCATCGGGGAACAACCCGACCTGTTCGGAGGCCCGACCCTTTCCCATGTTGCCGAGCGCAAGGGACCACCGAAAGGCTGGCAGCGCCAGTTGCAGAAATGGGGCCGCTGCACCGTCATTGCTGATCTTGAGTCCGCCCCTTTGCCTGCCATCAACCCGGCCCCGTCCCCGGCTCCGGTTTTCCTTGTCGCTTGCGTTGCCGCGAAGCTGGACCGCCCCGCCCCGGCTCGCGATCTTTACGCATCGCCATGGTTTCGGAAGGCTCGCGCCTATGTCGAACGGCAGGAAGGGCAATGGTTCATCCTGTCCGCAAAGCATGGCCTGATCGCGCCGGAAACCGTGATCGCGCCTTATGACGAGACGCTAGGCGCGATGAAGGCAAGCGCGCGCCGCCTTTGGGGCGTGCGCGTGATCGAGGCGATGGCCGATCAGATTGATGCCGCCGCGCCGCTGATCGTTCTCGCAGGCCGGCACTATCGCGATCCTTTGTGGCCGCAAATCGAGCGGCGCGCATCCGCGCCGATGGAAGGGCTTGGAATCGGCCAGCAACTCGCTTGGCTCGCTCAAAAATGGTGA
- a CDS encoding DUF3768 domain-containing protein — translation MEATTDQIATVAALNDIARRTMGVTCRTVITQGIAALDENTQSDILKMIEGFEDFTPDNDPHGEHDAGFLYRDVIGQWHTRWTDDSTRPALSVMWKFDYYDRDLEFGSAEPWNPDATTRVLTILLTSEY, via the coding sequence ATGGAAGCGACAACTGACCAGATCGCCACCGTTGCGGCGCTGAACGACATTGCGCGGCGAACGATGGGCGTGACTTGTCGCACCGTGATTACGCAAGGCATCGCGGCGCTGGACGAGAATACGCAGTCCGACATTCTCAAGATGATCGAGGGCTTTGAGGATTTCACACCCGACAACGATCCTCACGGCGAGCATGACGCCGGTTTCCTTTATCGCGATGTGATCGGCCAATGGCATACCCGCTGGACTGACGACAGCACGCGCCCAGCCCTCTCGGTCATGTGGAAGTTCGACTATTACGACCGCGATCTTGAATTTGGCAGCGCCGAACCATGGAATCCCGATGCCACAACCCGCGTGCTCACCATTCTCCTAACCAGCGAATATTGA
- a CDS encoding DUF4942 domain-containing protein, translating to MGQELMTPAQIADICDGRDKAIALWLGLYDTYHATRDEAARLTLGGPLSLSCGRDWTEDTLTRAFIQSQPIDQRDKETGARQTIDARDNFERVLTHTMDRRCWAALMEQLGFDQLLDQQARKEFHDGLRDDPVPFTPDNCAATFGNIWTNRRDLYLRGIANVFAKLDRRFRSHNGFKIGARLIIDRALNEWGSWDRYERRDTLRDVERVFLELDEKPPVSEGHSIASQVADAARVRGSLPTVIEGDYFRVRVFKNGNLHIWFERDDLLQSVNLLLAEYYGEAIGDGYETTEAEAAPAYHITPAKNFGAFMTSPEIAAQVIEHARISKGQRVLEPSAGKAALASAARNAGADVTCVELQPGFAHELRVIHGFADAIEGDFLALDPAHYAPFDAVIMNPPFDRGRDCDHVRHALAFLKPGGVLVAIMSARAEYGEDQRHKALHRMIAGCEAIYFHGRKWIDLPPGSFAHAGTNVNTVLLAIRKPG from the coding sequence ATGGGCCAGGAGCTTATGACGCCCGCGCAGATTGCGGATATTTGCGACGGCCGAGACAAGGCCATAGCCCTTTGGCTCGGCCTCTATGACACCTACCATGCAACCCGCGACGAGGCGGCGCGCCTGACCCTTGGCGGCCCACTATCGCTGTCATGTGGCCGCGACTGGACCGAGGACACGTTGACTCGCGCTTTCATCCAGTCGCAGCCTATCGACCAGCGCGACAAGGAGACGGGAGCGCGCCAGACCATCGACGCACGCGACAATTTCGAGCGCGTCTTGACGCACACGATGGACCGCCGGTGCTGGGCGGCCCTCATGGAGCAGCTGGGTTTCGACCAGCTGCTAGACCAGCAGGCCCGAAAGGAGTTTCATGACGGCTTGCGCGATGATCCCGTGCCGTTCACGCCCGACAACTGCGCCGCGACTTTCGGAAATATCTGGACCAACCGGCGCGACCTCTATTTGCGCGGCATCGCCAACGTCTTCGCCAAGCTGGATCGCCGCTTTCGCTCGCACAACGGTTTCAAGATCGGCGCGCGTCTCATCATCGACCGCGCCTTGAACGAATGGGGATCATGGGACCGATACGAGCGCCGCGACACGTTGCGGGACGTGGAGCGCGTCTTTCTGGAACTGGACGAAAAGCCCCCTGTTTCAGAGGGCCACAGCATCGCCTCACAAGTTGCCGATGCTGCGCGCGTGCGCGGATCGCTGCCAACGGTGATCGAGGGCGACTATTTCCGAGTTCGCGTCTTCAAGAATGGCAATCTGCACATATGGTTCGAGCGTGACGACCTTTTGCAGAGTGTGAATCTGTTGCTCGCGGAATATTACGGCGAGGCTATCGGTGACGGCTATGAGACGACCGAGGCAGAAGCGGCCCCGGCCTATCATATCACGCCCGCCAAGAATTTCGGCGCGTTCATGACTTCTCCGGAGATCGCCGCCCAGGTCATCGAACATGCGAGAATCAGCAAAGGCCAGCGCGTTCTAGAGCCTAGCGCGGGAAAGGCCGCGCTCGCTTCGGCCGCACGCAACGCCGGTGCCGATGTAACTTGCGTGGAGCTGCAACCCGGCTTCGCCCATGAGCTACGGGTAATCCATGGCTTTGCCGATGCGATCGAGGGCGACTTTCTCGCACTGGACCCGGCCCATTATGCACCGTTCGACGCAGTGATAATGAACCCGCCTTTTGATCGAGGCCGCGACTGTGACCATGTGCGCCATGCCCTCGCCTTTCTCAAACCGGGAGGCGTGCTGGTGGCGATCATGAGCGCGCGGGCAGAGTATGGCGAGGATCAGCGCCACAAGGCGCTACACCGCATGATCGCCGGTTGCGAGGCGATCTATTTTCACGGTCGTAAATGGATCGACCTTCCCCCCGGTTCTTTCGCCCACGCTGGAACCAACGTGAACACCGTTTTGCTTGCGATCCGCAAGCCGGGTTGA
- a CDS encoding sigma factor-like helix-turn-helix DNA-binding protein, translated as MRKNQGGAVQSPVELFAAKIAKAGWEGSITDRQIVDRLIATLTPQEQQVVGLRIGLGQSHAFTLKAIGDIIGLSDSRISLIEAKAYRKMRWVCKNVGIDDHAALDRLAQQREKTVADEDQARERREIQKALDLATKRQHRLERDERRRANARKNAWERRLRKAEERHQQLNDEAAYLAQRVNALEGRGWLARTIIPRNTEIDRSRARAQQCGIEIAEAAAEIAKLHATRPEGPDIAE; from the coding sequence ATGAGGAAAAATCAAGGTGGTGCGGTGCAATCTCCGGTGGAGCTATTTGCCGCAAAAATTGCAAAGGCCGGTTGGGAAGGGTCGATCACAGACCGGCAAATCGTTGATCGCCTGATCGCGACCCTCACGCCTCAGGAGCAACAAGTCGTCGGATTGCGGATTGGGCTTGGCCAATCCCACGCCTTCACCCTCAAGGCGATCGGAGACATTATCGGTTTGTCAGATAGCCGGATTTCGCTGATTGAGGCGAAGGCTTATCGGAAAATGCGATGGGTGTGTAAAAATGTCGGTATCGACGATCATGCTGCCTTGGACCGCTTGGCGCAGCAGCGAGAAAAAACGGTCGCTGACGAAGATCAGGCTAGAGAGCGTCGGGAAATTCAGAAGGCGCTCGACCTAGCAACCAAAAGGCAACATCGCCTAGAGCGGGACGAAAGGCGGCGCGCGAATGCTCGCAAGAATGCTTGGGAACGCCGACTACGCAAGGCAGAGGAACGCCATCAGCAATTGAATGATGAAGCAGCTTATCTTGCGCAGCGCGTAAACGCGCTTGAAGGACGAGGATGGCTCGCGCGGACGATCATTCCGCGCAATACAGAGATCGACCGTTCGCGGGCAAGAGCGCAGCAGTGTGGAATTGAGATTGCAGAAGCGGCCGCAGAGATTGCGAAGCTTCACGCCACACGACCCGAGGGGCCTGACATTGCCGAGTGA
- a CDS encoding Fic/DOC family protein, whose protein sequence is MSDPYTWRNSDVLRNKLGIRDDNILKEREAFFSVVRHGELVVQRAAPATNAREYRELHNHLFQDVYDWAGRFRTVDISKPGSTFARAHFIARSMEHEFKQLPDLQTLKSMDRDRFADTMGRHISELNAVHPFREGNGRTMRLHLQLHSLAAEKFVSIQAMGPKDWMEASRDSFHTGNHASLAKVIRDAMPLEQNRVEPARGPAGIAFPPSMESLMPVGERRAMSIEQAKDQISRYLPTAQTVASRQHEQLNRIAETSADMRQLAARSAQELAFFRDPKGPMHHLQLIEQRRYHQIEVNWSEGMDPLQRVRAISAGAADFLSKMTDRDIQAADRALRLQVMPPGVSQVDLRLAAQFEKNSPEQNRADARFAQFQLAIDKRVATATERGASKEQLAQIVESAKAHVAATLREGKSPTPTAEKSKDRER, encoded by the coding sequence GTGAGCGACCCTTACACCTGGCGTAACAGCGACGTTCTTCGGAACAAGCTGGGAATCCGCGACGATAATATCCTCAAGGAGCGAGAAGCTTTCTTCTCGGTTGTCCGACATGGCGAGCTGGTTGTGCAGCGCGCCGCGCCGGCGACGAACGCGCGCGAGTATCGCGAACTGCACAATCATCTGTTTCAGGACGTATATGATTGGGCGGGGCGCTTTCGGACTGTGGACATAAGCAAACCCGGCAGCACTTTTGCCCGAGCGCACTTCATTGCCCGCAGCATGGAGCACGAATTTAAGCAGCTGCCCGACCTCCAAACCCTCAAGTCGATGGATCGTGATCGCTTTGCCGATACCATGGGGCGGCATATTTCCGAATTAAATGCCGTTCATCCGTTCCGTGAGGGCAATGGTCGCACCATGCGGCTGCACTTGCAGCTACATTCCCTTGCGGCCGAAAAATTCGTCTCGATCCAGGCAATGGGGCCGAAGGACTGGATGGAGGCGAGCCGCGACAGCTTCCATACCGGAAATCATGCCTCCCTCGCCAAAGTCATCCGTGATGCCATGCCCCTCGAACAGAACCGCGTCGAGCCAGCGCGTGGGCCAGCGGGCATCGCGTTTCCACCCTCGATGGAATCTCTCATGCCAGTTGGCGAACGACGCGCAATGAGTATCGAGCAGGCCAAGGATCAAATCAGCCGTTACCTACCTACTGCGCAAACCGTTGCGTCGCGGCAGCATGAGCAGCTTAATCGGATCGCGGAAACGTCCGCTGACATGCGCCAGCTGGCCGCGCGTTCAGCGCAGGAGCTTGCCTTTTTCCGCGATCCCAAAGGGCCGATGCACCACCTTCAGCTGATTGAGCAACGCCGCTATCATCAGATCGAAGTCAATTGGTCCGAGGGTATGGACCCGCTGCAAAGAGTCCGCGCCATCAGCGCGGGCGCCGCAGATTTCCTTTCGAAAATGACCGACCGCGACATTCAGGCCGCCGATCGCGCGCTACGTCTGCAAGTCATGCCTCCCGGCGTCAGTCAGGTTGATCTACGCCTTGCCGCGCAATTCGAGAAAAACTCGCCTGAGCAGAACCGCGCCGATGCCAGGTTCGCGCAATTCCAGCTCGCCATTGATAAGCGCGTCGCGACAGCTACCGAGCGCGGCGCATCGAAGGAACAGCTGGCGCAGATCGTCGAAAGCGCAAAGGCCCATGTCGCCGCAACATTGCGCGAAGGCAAATCACCGACGCCGACCGCCGAGAAATCAAAGGACCGCGAGCGCTGA
- a CDS encoding tyrosine-type recombinase/integrase translates to MTGMAFPALLQRFFTDRLCVQMEASRHTMTGYRDTFRLLIRFASARSGKSPASLGIADLDAELVADFLVHIETSRNNGARSRNTRLAAIRSFFRFVAMNEPEWLWHCQRILALPDKRYVKRGVTFLDGSEIAALLSAPARSTWTGRRDHMMLLVALQTGLRASELIGLRCRDVVLGAGAHIRCLGKGRKERCTPLRRDTAKALQAWLKERHGEEDEPLFPSIRGDPLSRDALEHLVRKHCCTAARSCPSLMGKRVSPHTLRHSTAMELLHHGVDQSVIALWLGHESIETTQIYIHADMRLKEKALASVTTPETRPGRFRPDDELLAWLEAL, encoded by the coding sequence ATGACCGGCATGGCATTCCCCGCGCTGCTCCAGCGCTTCTTCACCGATCGGCTATGCGTCCAGATGGAAGCAAGCCGTCATACCATGACGGGATATCGCGATACGTTCCGCCTCCTGATCCGCTTTGCCAGTGCGCGATCAGGGAAATCGCCGGCGAGTCTTGGCATCGCCGACCTTGATGCTGAGCTGGTCGCCGACTTCCTCGTCCATATTGAAACCTCGCGAAATAATGGTGCGCGCAGCCGCAACACCCGCCTTGCCGCGATCCGGTCCTTCTTCCGCTTTGTCGCCATGAACGAGCCGGAATGGTTGTGGCATTGCCAGAGAATCCTTGCGCTGCCGGACAAGCGCTATGTCAAACGCGGCGTGACATTCCTGGATGGGTCGGAGATCGCGGCGTTGCTGTCGGCGCCCGCTCGTTCGACATGGACCGGTCGACGGGATCACATGATGTTGCTGGTCGCCCTGCAAACCGGCCTTCGGGCATCCGAACTGATCGGCCTTCGCTGCCGGGATGTCGTCCTTGGCGCCGGCGCGCATATCCGCTGTCTGGGCAAGGGCCGGAAGGAACGGTGCACGCCGCTGCGCCGCGACACCGCGAAGGCATTGCAAGCCTGGTTGAAGGAGCGGCACGGCGAGGAGGATGAGCCATTATTCCCATCCATCCGTGGCGATCCGCTTTCCCGCGACGCCTTGGAGCATCTGGTTCGCAAACACTGCTGCACCGCTGCGCGCTCCTGTCCGAGCCTCATGGGCAAGCGGGTCAGTCCGCACACTCTGCGTCATAGCACGGCCATGGAACTGCTGCATCATGGCGTCGATCAATCCGTCATCGCTCTCTGGCTCGGGCATGAATCGATCGAGACGACGCAAATCTATATCCATGCCGACATGCGGCTGAAGGAAAAGGCACTGGCCAGCGTCACCACGCCCGAAACCCGTCCGGGGAGGTTCCGGCCTGACGACGAACTGCTCGCCTGGCTCGAAGCCCTCTGA
- a CDS encoding tyrosine-type recombinase/integrase, protein MTLAHELDRYLSMRRSLGYDLATAERILRRFAQFADQLGACHVTTDLFLRWQAAFGNARRSTWGARFIVVRLFSQWLHGLDAAHEVLPRGLVPYRYCRTQPYIFTDAQIAAIVEEAVRLPSVYGMRGLTCSTLFGLIAVTGMRINEALGLGAGDVDLDIGVIRIRRGKLGKERLLALHDTAIERLRAYAVERDRLLGATPLPFFVKCDGSRLGDCGARYNFAHVCQNIGLRERQTEGRHGRGPRIHDLRHSFAAKTMIDWYRSGKDPAREMVKLTTWLGHANPDHTYWYIEAVPELLELASARISDSLDGEMLS, encoded by the coding sequence ATGACCCTCGCTCATGAACTTGACCGCTATCTTAGCATGAGGCGCAGCCTGGGATATGATCTGGCCACCGCCGAACGGATTCTGCGCCGTTTCGCCCAATTTGCCGACCAACTGGGCGCCTGCCATGTCACGACCGACCTGTTCCTGCGATGGCAGGCGGCGTTCGGCAACGCCAGACGTTCGACATGGGGCGCCCGCTTCATAGTCGTGCGTTTGTTCAGCCAGTGGCTGCATGGTCTGGATGCGGCCCATGAAGTGCTGCCCCGGGGTCTCGTCCCTTATCGTTATTGCCGGACACAGCCCTATATCTTCACCGACGCGCAGATCGCCGCCATTGTCGAGGAGGCGGTGCGGTTGCCGTCAGTCTACGGCATGCGTGGCCTGACCTGTTCGACCCTGTTCGGGCTGATCGCGGTCACGGGTATGCGGATCAATGAGGCGCTGGGCCTCGGTGCCGGTGACGTCGATCTTGATATCGGCGTCATCCGTATCCGCCGCGGCAAGCTTGGCAAGGAGCGGCTGCTTGCCCTTCACGACACCGCCATCGAGCGGCTGCGCGCCTATGCTGTGGAAAGGGACAGGTTGCTGGGCGCCACACCGCTCCCCTTCTTCGTCAAATGCGATGGCAGCCGGCTTGGCGACTGCGGCGCCCGATACAATTTCGCGCATGTCTGCCAGAACATCGGCTTGCGTGAGCGACAGACCGAGGGACGACACGGCCGCGGCCCCCGCATCCACGACCTGCGGCACAGCTTCGCTGCCAAAACGATGATCGACTGGTACAGGTCCGGCAAGGATCCCGCGCGCGAAATGGTCAAGCTGACCACCTGGCTTGGCCACGCCAATCCCGACCACACCTACTGGTATATCGAGGCCGTTCCCGAACTGCTGGAACTCGCGTCGGCCCGCATTAGCGATAGTCTTGACGGGGAGATGCTGTCATGA